A single genomic interval of Polyangia bacterium harbors:
- a CDS encoding ABC transporter ATP-binding protein yields MIETFALSKRYGDKTALDQLSLRVEAGEVMGFLGPNGSGKTTTIRLLMGLLRPSDGRATILGRDCHSDAVALKRVVGYLPDEPFLYPYLSGLEILQLVAGLHGFSRTEIVRHAAAAAEQMGLGEAATAYSITYSLGMKKRLALAMALVHDPQVLILDEPTNGLDPRGAREMRETIGHLAATGRTVFLSTHLLEAAERLCHRVAIIRRGVLQAVGTPPELRARFQAASDASLEDLFLQVTEG; encoded by the coding sequence GTGATCGAGACCTTCGCCCTCAGCAAACGATACGGCGACAAGACCGCGCTGGATCAACTGAGCCTGCGCGTGGAAGCCGGCGAGGTGATGGGATTCCTTGGCCCCAACGGTTCCGGCAAGACCACCACCATTCGTTTGTTGATGGGATTGCTTCGCCCCAGCGACGGTCGCGCGACTATTCTCGGCCGGGATTGCCACAGTGACGCTGTGGCCTTGAAGCGCGTGGTGGGCTATCTGCCCGACGAGCCGTTTCTGTATCCTTATCTGTCGGGCCTGGAGATCCTGCAGCTGGTGGCCGGCCTGCACGGCTTTTCGCGCACCGAGATCGTTCGCCACGCCGCCGCCGCCGCCGAACAGATGGGTCTGGGCGAGGCGGCCACCGCATATTCGATCACCTACTCGCTGGGAATGAAAAAGCGACTGGCGCTGGCCATGGCCCTGGTGCACGACCCGCAGGTCTTGATCCTGGACGAGCCCACCAACGGGCTGGATCCGCGCGGCGCCCGCGAGATGCGCGAGACCATCGGTCACCTGGCCGCCACCGGCCGCACGGTGTTCCTGTCCACGCACCTGCTGGAAGCGGCTGAACGCCTGTGTCACCGCGTGGCCATCATCCGTCGCGGCGTCTTGCAAGCGGTGGGTACGCCGCCCGAGCTGCGCGCGCGTTTTCAGGCTGCCTCCGATGCCAGCCTGGAAGATCTCTTCCTGCAGGTCACCGAGGGCTGA
- a CDS encoding CPBP family glutamic-type intramembrane protease produces the protein MALTAAQATPTFRVAALLTWFRLRYLRNALRSRRTRLPVLVVAVSLLSSLAYIGLFCQAFAAMTETTDLRGQAAALALIVGTIVVGGLAAKAAGSDAVLAGSPENEFLLSRPLTLPSLVMARCLSDAVTDPVGALFIFPVLLASALIWNLGWAACLLAALTSLLVQVGVSAAAQAVQISVVRFVPARRRRAAWVGLRLFASLALASLWMTGTWVLRAPGPFAVAVARAAPWLTVSPGGLIVRPLLGLEQSDPLAAVLGLLGVATATAAALLVAMGVARQAGLHGWEQAGASWAEANAQTASPTRPPPTAATKDLRLLLRDRSQLLALVAMPVIFVGVQIFGAAGWSWSTESVQRVSYLSFSLCLYMATIGPLAHMQSERRAFWILLTVPVPLGRLMAAKARAWSAIVGGVAALVFLGLSLGAPPVGAMAFAGTGLLVVGGAVGMTWLAVGLACHAADLSDEHRPAVGPSTIYRFLLMGGLYNLVLAGDAGLRTRGLLLYALSVAAFWSTGIKRAAQCLDPESAHRREPWLGDAATFALCAFLGAHGVAAAVRVGGMAPDRADVVGWMVAAAVLGLLAAIYVARMPRTASGLRVGPALLVAGAAGFFLGAILRHTPAVGGAEIWRQLLAGGVASPELGVATLAVLVLVVLCDELIFRAVIQRALQHQLQNAPLAALLATIVAVLAAAQGAAPVALVSIHALAAAVWALTRRTWPCVVLRLLAIAILATVPAPPL, from the coding sequence GTGGCGCTGACCGCGGCGCAGGCGACGCCGACGTTCCGGGTGGCCGCGCTGCTGACGTGGTTTCGGCTGCGCTACCTGCGCAACGCCTTGCGCTCCCGCCGCACGCGCCTGCCGGTGCTGGTGGTGGCGGTCAGCTTGCTTTCGTCGCTGGCGTACATCGGGCTTTTCTGCCAGGCCTTCGCCGCCATGACCGAGACCACCGACCTGCGCGGCCAGGCGGCGGCGCTGGCGCTGATCGTCGGCACGATCGTCGTCGGGGGGTTGGCGGCCAAGGCAGCCGGCAGCGACGCGGTCCTGGCCGGGTCGCCGGAAAATGAATTTCTGCTGTCGCGACCGCTGACGTTGCCTTCTCTCGTCATGGCCCGCTGTCTGTCCGACGCGGTCACCGATCCGGTCGGCGCGCTGTTCATCTTTCCGGTGTTGCTGGCGTCGGCGCTGATCTGGAATCTGGGCTGGGCGGCCTGCTTGCTGGCGGCGCTCACGTCACTGCTGGTGCAGGTCGGCGTGTCGGCGGCGGCGCAGGCCGTGCAGATCAGCGTGGTGCGCTTCGTGCCGGCGCGGCGGCGGCGCGCGGCCTGGGTGGGGTTGCGTCTCTTCGCTTCGCTGGCGCTGGCGTCGCTGTGGATGACCGGCACCTGGGTGCTGCGCGCGCCCGGCCCGTTCGCCGTCGCGGTGGCGCGGGCGGCGCCCTGGCTGACGGTTTCGCCCGGTGGCCTGATCGTGCGGCCGCTGCTGGGCCTTGAACAAAGCGATCCGCTGGCCGCGGTCCTCGGGTTGCTGGGCGTGGCGACGGCGACGGCAGCAGCGTTACTGGTGGCCATGGGCGTGGCCCGGCAGGCCGGGCTGCACGGGTGGGAACAGGCCGGCGCGTCGTGGGCCGAAGCGAACGCCCAAACGGCTTCGCCGACGCGCCCGCCGCCCACCGCGGCGACCAAGGATCTGCGTCTGCTGCTGCGCGATCGCTCGCAGCTGCTGGCGCTGGTGGCGATGCCGGTGATCTTCGTCGGCGTGCAGATCTTCGGCGCCGCCGGCTGGTCGTGGTCGACCGAGTCGGTGCAGCGCGTTTCATATCTGTCGTTCTCGCTGTGTCTTTACATGGCCACCATCGGACCGCTGGCGCACATGCAATCCGAACGGCGGGCCTTCTGGATCCTGCTGACGGTGCCGGTGCCGCTGGGGCGTTTGATGGCTGCGAAGGCGCGCGCCTGGTCGGCCATCGTCGGTGGCGTGGCCGCGCTGGTGTTTCTGGGATTATCGCTGGGCGCGCCGCCGGTCGGGGCGATGGCCTTCGCGGGCACCGGTCTTCTGGTGGTGGGCGGCGCCGTGGGCATGACCTGGCTGGCGGTGGGGCTGGCCTGTCACGCCGCCGATCTGTCCGACGAGCATCGCCCGGCGGTCGGCCCGTCGACGATCTATCGTTTTCTGTTGATGGGCGGGCTTTACAACCTGGTGCTGGCCGGCGATGCGGGGCTGCGGACGCGCGGGCTTTTGCTGTACGCGCTGTCGGTGGCGGCGTTCTGGTCCACCGGGATCAAGCGCGCCGCTCAGTGTCTGGATCCCGAGTCGGCGCACCGGCGCGAGCCCTGGCTGGGCGACGCAGCGACCTTCGCGCTGTGCGCGTTTCTGGGCGCACACGGCGTGGCGGCGGCGGTGCGGGTGGGCGGGATGGCGCCGGATCGGGCGGACGTCGTCGGCTGGATGGTGGCGGCGGCGGTGCTGGGGTTGCTGGCGGCGATCTATGTCGCCCGCATGCCGCGGACGGCGTCTGGCTTGCGCGTCGGGCCGGCGTTGCTGGTGGCGGGCGCGGCGGGATTTTTTCTGGGCGCGATCCTGCGCCACACGCCCGCGGTCGGCGGCGCGGAGATCTGGCGCCAGCTGCTGGCGGGCGGCGTGGCTTCACCAGAGCTGGGCGTGGCCACGCTGGCGGTGCTGGTGTTGGTGGTCCTGTGCGACGAGCTGATCTTTCGCGCGGTGATTCAGCGGGCCTTGCAGCACCAGCTACAAAACGCGCCGCTGGCCGCGCTGCTGGCCACCATCGTCGCCGTGCTGGCGGCGGCGCAGGGCGCGGCTCCGGTTGCGCTGGTGTCCATTCACGCGTTGGCGGCGGCGGTGTGGGCGTTGACCCGACGGACCTGGCCGTGTGTGGTGCTGCGCCTTTTGGCCATCGCCATACTAGCGACGGTGCCGGCGCCGCCTTTATAA
- a CDS encoding TIGR03960 family B12-binding radical SAM protein, which produces MRHPYAEFLGKVDKPSRYLGGEYQEARKDPAAVRARVCLAFPDVYEIGMSHLGTKILYAILNRHPDIACERAFAPWGDCEAELRQRGLSVLTLESAAPLRDFDVVGFSLQYELTYTNVLNLLDLSGIALRAVERGDDDPLIICGGPTATHPEPLAPFIDAFFIGEGEEQLPPLVLESAELRRAGVPRRERLCRLAARYPLYVPELYETMVDAETGFIVVGAPLDPRVPARPRRAWVADINRFPFPDDSPLPYAEAIFDRMAVEVARGCTEGCRFCQAGMIYRPVRERDPVAVVDALLGGVKKGGYDETALTSLSTADYSCVTPLVKTAMAKLRDEKVSLSVSSLRAYGLNEDLLGEMASMRAGGLTFAPEAGTQRMRDVITKNVTEADIIESAHRVFGRGFQRMKLYFMIGLPTEEDADVDGIVETAARVQEIGHRYKRSSTVTASVSTHVPKPHTPFQWAAMDSEEETARKQTRLAAAARKTHVELKTHENHQSHIEGIFSRGDRAVADVLEAAFRLGCRFDGWDDVLRVDLWDRAIEETAARTGVEVSRYLGTIPVTARLPWDHIDIGLEPDFLLKEYRKALKDRLSPPCGKPYKQLLHHNNVADAEAGAQQKLICYDCGIACDLQAMKTERLYYLRRMNAWTKPTAPATPPVERPLAGAKSQRPQPTSRIEQGTPERYRLRYTKTGRVAFLGHLDLIRHLPRIFRRAGLELFYSAGFHPKPDLSFGPALGLGIPSLGELIDVRLIDRLQPDDLLRRLRPVSLDGVCFLAAAVLGENDRVLGRVVTQTEFAARLPADTDASDALARFASGAPLRVRRAADGEAARKSNGAGGGLDRIVDVRRSLLSVDGLEDQAVRAALDWPDGALIRFRIAVSHEGSARPIEVVTALLDQALASRTELARLGLWSSDGVADSIDVLDIEALRRRAPAVPIATAPTSSTEATPLSL; this is translated from the coding sequence ATGCGGCATCCGTACGCGGAGTTCTTGGGGAAGGTGGACAAGCCTTCGCGCTATCTGGGTGGCGAATACCAGGAGGCGCGCAAGGATCCGGCGGCGGTGCGGGCGCGGGTGTGCCTGGCGTTTCCCGACGTTTACGAGATCGGGATGTCCCATCTCGGCACGAAGATCCTCTACGCGATCTTGAACCGCCACCCGGACATCGCCTGCGAGCGGGCGTTCGCGCCCTGGGGTGACTGCGAGGCCGAGCTGCGCCAGCGCGGCCTGTCGGTGTTGACCTTGGAATCTGCGGCGCCGCTGCGGGACTTCGACGTGGTGGGCTTCTCGCTGCAATACGAGCTGACGTACACCAACGTTTTGAATCTGCTGGATCTGTCGGGCATCGCCTTGCGCGCCGTCGAGCGCGGCGACGACGATCCGTTGATCATCTGCGGCGGGCCGACGGCGACGCACCCCGAGCCGCTGGCGCCGTTCATCGACGCCTTCTTCATCGGCGAGGGCGAAGAACAGCTGCCGCCGCTGGTCCTGGAATCCGCCGAGCTGCGCCGGGCCGGGGTTCCGCGCCGCGAACGTCTGTGCCGCCTGGCCGCGCGCTATCCGCTGTACGTGCCCGAGCTGTACGAGACCATGGTCGACGCCGAGACTGGGTTCATCGTGGTCGGCGCACCGCTGGATCCCCGCGTGCCGGCGCGGCCACGACGAGCGTGGGTGGCGGACATCAACCGCTTCCCGTTCCCCGACGATTCGCCGCTGCCCTACGCCGAGGCCATCTTCGATCGCATGGCGGTCGAGGTGGCGCGCGGCTGCACTGAGGGGTGCCGCTTCTGCCAGGCCGGGATGATCTATCGCCCGGTGCGCGAGCGCGATCCGGTGGCGGTGGTGGACGCGCTTTTGGGCGGCGTGAAGAAGGGCGGTTACGACGAGACGGCACTGACCTCGCTGTCGACGGCGGATTACTCCTGCGTGACGCCGCTGGTGAAGACCGCCATGGCCAAGCTGCGCGACGAGAAGGTGTCGCTGTCGGTGTCGTCGCTGCGCGCTTATGGCTTGAACGAAGATCTTCTGGGCGAGATGGCCAGCATGCGCGCCGGCGGGCTGACCTTCGCGCCTGAGGCCGGCACGCAGCGCATGCGCGACGTGATCACCAAGAACGTCACCGAGGCGGACATCATCGAATCGGCGCACCGGGTGTTCGGGCGCGGGTTTCAGCGCATGAAGCTGTACTTCATGATCGGCCTGCCGACCGAAGAAGACGCCGACGTCGACGGCATCGTCGAGACCGCGGCGCGCGTCCAGGAGATCGGGCATCGCTACAAACGGTCGTCCACCGTGACGGCGTCGGTGTCCACGCACGTGCCCAAGCCGCACACGCCGTTTCAGTGGGCGGCCATGGACAGTGAGGAGGAGACGGCGCGCAAGCAGACGCGGCTGGCGGCGGCGGCCCGCAAGACGCACGTCGAGCTGAAGACCCACGAGAACCATCAGTCGCACATCGAAGGGATCTTCTCGCGCGGCGATCGGGCGGTGGCCGATGTGCTGGAGGCGGCCTTTCGTCTCGGCTGCCGCTTCGACGGCTGGGACGACGTCCTGCGGGTCGATCTGTGGGACCGGGCAATCGAGGAGACCGCCGCGCGCACCGGCGTCGAGGTGTCGCGCTATCTGGGGACGATCCCGGTGACGGCGCGGCTGCCCTGGGATCACATCGACATCGGGCTGGAGCCGGATTTCTTGCTCAAGGAATACCGCAAGGCTTTGAAGGATCGGCTGTCGCCTCCCTGCGGAAAGCCTTACAAGCAGCTCTTGCACCACAACAACGTGGCCGATGCCGAGGCGGGCGCGCAGCAGAAGCTGATCTGTTACGACTGCGGCATCGCCTGCGATCTGCAAGCGATGAAGACCGAGCGGCTTTATTACCTGCGGCGCATGAACGCCTGGACCAAGCCGACGGCGCCCGCGACGCCGCCGGTCGAACGTCCGCTGGCCGGCGCCAAGAGCCAGCGCCCGCAACCCACCAGCCGCATCGAGCAGGGCACGCCCGAGCGCTATCGCCTGCGCTACACCAAGACCGGCCGGGTGGCGTTTCTGGGGCACCTGGATCTGATTCGCCACCTGCCGCGGATCTTCCGGCGCGCCGGACTGGAGCTGTTCTATTCGGCGGGATTCCATCCCAAGCCGGATCTTTCGTTCGGCCCGGCGCTGGGCCTGGGCATCCCGTCGCTGGGCGAGCTCATCGACGTGCGTCTCATCGATCGCCTGCAGCCGGACGACCTGCTGCGCCGGCTGCGGCCGGTGTCACTGGACGGGGTGTGTTTCCTGGCGGCGGCGGTGCTGGGCGAAAATGATCGGGTGCTCGGTCGGGTGGTCACGCAGACCGAATTTGCCGCCCGCTTGCCCGCCGACACCGACGCCTCCGACGCCCTGGCGCGTTTCGCCAGCGGCGCGCCGTTGCGCGTGCGCCGGGCGGCCGACGGCGAGGCGGCGCGCAAATCGAACGGCGCCGGCGGAGGCCTGGACCGCATCGTCGACGTGCGCCGGTCGTTGCTGTCGGTCGACGGGCTGGAAGATCAGGCGGTCCGCGCGGCGCTGGATTGGCCCGACGGGGCGTTGATTCGCTTTCGCATCGCCGTCAGCCACGAAGGCAGCGCGCGTCCCATCGAGGTGGTGACAGCGCTGCTGGATCAGGCGCTGGCCAGCCGCACGGAGCTGGCGCGCCTGGGCCTGTGGAGCAGCGACGGCGTGGCCGATTCGATCGACGTGCTGGACATCGAGGCGCTGCGCCGGCGCGCGCCCGCCGTGCCAATCGCCACCGCGCCGACGTCGTCGACGGAAGCCACGCCGCTGTCGTTGTGA
- a CDS encoding AgmX/PglI C-terminal domain-containing protein, producing MKFVCDRCQTRYSIADDKVRGKILKVRCKSCQNVITVREAGAAAAAEAAGPQVNEDRTVLAAAPSAIEPVAAPRQSAVMPAVSARPGAPPPAPAPSRDRDDVQWYMALDGNRSGPYSRNGLVDKLAVLLNGADVHVWNEKLDGWKAPEQVPVVARELQARRRPVLPPVPTVPGHIGPHPVPGTRGRTTSGSQPALAAAPASPRKTAHSLPAPSGAVEPAGHDLSLAATAVATEAPAARGKKAANGISHGSGEQGGVTAAPLGTLEPSVAGLNGDAVWTDVKEAPPATEMPTGAPASIGGNDVVHAVPGWQASSVPIVTTPKNRSVRLILTALGLVAVIIVVMTFFLFGKKAPPAVVEASRSAAQPENSFSQLADKLAQQAKESPSPVEPPPPKIVELPKEAAAATNVVIGRPVKAGKGKKFKRGQLAARGPTAPTSPPPLSATAPAPGGEAPPAAPTYWGSERQVQLHGGGGGARTTPQQGDISRVINNNKAGIKICYQRALLKDSTLTHGKINVHVTLGLSGRVKSVGIEGPPAFLSLQPCIKELVSRWAFPPSSEQYEADFAYVFQGNE from the coding sequence ATGAAATTCGTCTGCGATCGCTGTCAAACGAGATATTCCATCGCGGACGACAAGGTCCGGGGGAAAATTCTCAAGGTTCGCTGCAAATCCTGCCAGAACGTCATCACGGTTCGTGAAGCAGGAGCAGCCGCGGCCGCCGAAGCGGCCGGGCCTCAGGTCAATGAAGACCGCACGGTGCTGGCCGCTGCGCCCAGCGCCATCGAGCCGGTCGCGGCCCCGCGCCAGTCGGCCGTGATGCCCGCTGTCTCCGCCCGCCCAGGAGCGCCGCCACCCGCGCCGGCTCCTTCGCGCGATCGCGACGACGTCCAGTGGTACATGGCCCTCGACGGCAACCGCAGCGGGCCTTACTCGCGCAATGGGTTGGTCGACAAGCTGGCGGTGCTGCTGAACGGCGCCGACGTCCACGTGTGGAACGAAAAGCTGGACGGCTGGAAGGCGCCCGAGCAGGTGCCGGTCGTCGCGCGTGAGTTGCAAGCGCGCCGCCGCCCCGTGCTGCCGCCGGTGCCCACTGTGCCTGGGCACATCGGGCCGCACCCGGTTCCGGGGACGCGCGGGCGCACCACCAGCGGATCGCAACCGGCGCTGGCCGCCGCGCCGGCGTCGCCGCGCAAGACCGCCCATTCGCTGCCGGCGCCCTCGGGCGCAGTGGAACCAGCGGGGCACGACCTGTCCCTGGCCGCCACCGCTGTCGCCACCGAAGCGCCCGCGGCCCGCGGGAAAAAAGCCGCCAACGGTATCTCGCACGGCAGCGGCGAGCAGGGCGGCGTGACCGCGGCTCCTTTGGGTACGCTGGAGCCGTCCGTGGCGGGATTGAACGGCGACGCGGTCTGGACCGATGTCAAAGAGGCGCCGCCCGCCACCGAGATGCCGACGGGAGCGCCGGCCAGTATAGGCGGCAACGACGTGGTTCACGCGGTGCCGGGCTGGCAGGCGTCATCGGTCCCTATCGTCACCACCCCGAAGAACCGCAGCGTCAGGTTGATCCTGACCGCCCTGGGGCTGGTGGCGGTGATCATCGTCGTGATGACGTTCTTCTTGTTCGGCAAGAAGGCGCCGCCGGCGGTGGTCGAAGCGTCCAGGAGCGCGGCCCAGCCGGAAAACAGTTTTTCGCAGCTTGCGGACAAGCTGGCTCAACAGGCGAAAGAGTCGCCCTCACCAGTCGAGCCGCCTCCGCCCAAGATCGTCGAGCTGCCCAAGGAGGCGGCCGCTGCAACCAACGTGGTGATCGGTCGACCGGTGAAGGCTGGCAAGGGCAAGAAATTCAAGCGCGGTCAGTTGGCGGCGCGCGGACCGACGGCGCCCACCAGCCCACCGCCGCTGTCCGCCACCGCCCCGGCGCCGGGTGGCGAGGCGCCGCCGGCCGCGCCGACCTACTGGGGCTCGGAGCGACAAGTGCAGTTGCACGGCGGCGGTGGCGGCGCCCGCACGACGCCGCAGCAGGGGGACATCAGCCGCGTCATCAACAACAACAAGGCGGGCATCAAGATCTGTTATCAGCGGGCGCTGTTGAAAGACAGCACGCTGACCCACGGCAAGATCAACGTGCACGTCACGCTGGGTCTGTCAGGCCGGGTGAAGAGCGTCGGCATCGAGGGGCCGCCTGCCTTCCTGTCTTTGCAGCCCTGTATCAAAGAATTGGTTTCACGCTGGGCCTTCCCGCCGTCATCGGAGCAGTACGAAGCCGACTTCGCCTACGTGTTCCAGGGCAACGAGTGA